One window of the Thermoanaerobaculia bacterium genome contains the following:
- a CDS encoding beta-lactamase family protein, whose amino-acid sequence MRCSPGVATAVLFAVAISPAVAAPIPPDLDARIDALFAEHSGADRPGCAVGVVRDGEPIVARGYGRANLESNLPITSTTTFNLGSVGKQFTALTALMLERSGRLDLEADVRRFVPELDPSVPPIRVRDLLVHTSGLRDEGTLGLLAGRAARDMDGLLALLARQRGLNFRPGTRHEYSHSDYSVLALVLEHVTNEPLGDLLERSIWRPLGMTSTRLHDRRGRPIPGRAFAYTQSAGGFGVRFPGSTLVGGSNVYSSVDDLARWERNFVTAEVGGREAIDRMLARPRLPSGEPGPYAYGLRHGSWRGLRTIARGGSGGGFATEILRLPDQRLAVTVLCNLLPAHPGRLAREVAALLVADSLAPVAAETLPSSPRRSPADELARDAGWYRPIDDRWNVVHMIAVDGVLHEELDGSLIPLTRLAADRYADGESLTYEFTQPEGAPRRLTLRTEDEPEVLVRTVWTGLWRPAPAELEEYLGEFVSDELATRWRFAREGEVLVVHRDGAVTPCPLQPIERDLFRLVPGGPESCARIGLAMTRDASGHVDGFALSAIPDPYEIVRGVRFERIVRAKG is encoded by the coding sequence TTGCGTTGCTCCCCTGGCGTTGCCACTGCCGTCCTCTTCGCGGTCGCGATCTCGCCGGCGGTGGCCGCGCCCATCCCGCCGGACCTCGACGCCCGGATCGACGCGCTCTTCGCGGAGCACTCCGGGGCCGACCGTCCCGGCTGTGCGGTCGGCGTGGTGCGCGACGGCGAGCCGATCGTCGCCCGGGGCTACGGGCGCGCAAACCTCGAATCGAATCTCCCGATCACGTCCACCACCACCTTCAACCTGGGTTCGGTCGGCAAGCAGTTCACGGCGCTCACGGCGCTCATGCTGGAACGCAGCGGGCGACTCGACCTCGAAGCCGACGTACGCCGCTTCGTACCGGAGCTCGATCCTTCCGTGCCCCCGATCCGCGTCCGCGACCTGCTCGTCCATACCAGCGGCCTGCGCGACGAGGGCACGCTCGGGCTGCTCGCCGGCCGTGCGGCCCGCGACATGGACGGCCTGCTGGCGCTGCTCGCGCGTCAGAGGGGACTCAACTTCCGGCCTGGCACGCGCCACGAGTACAGCCACAGCGACTACTCGGTGCTCGCGCTCGTCCTCGAACACGTGACGAACGAACCGTTGGGCGACCTGCTCGAGCGCTCGATCTGGCGGCCGCTGGGAATGACCTCTACCCGGCTGCACGACCGGCGCGGGCGACCGATCCCGGGCCGCGCCTTCGCCTACACACAGAGCGCAGGCGGCTTCGGCGTGCGCTTCCCGGGCAGCACGCTCGTGGGCGGCAGCAACGTCTACAGCTCGGTCGACGACCTCGCCCGCTGGGAGCGCAATTTCGTGACCGCCGAGGTCGGCGGGCGCGAGGCGATCGATCGCATGCTGGCGCGTCCGCGGCTCCCATCGGGCGAACCGGGACCCTATGCTTACGGCCTTCGCCACGGCAGCTGGCGCGGCCTGCGCACGATCGCTCGCGGCGGTTCGGGCGGCGGCTTCGCGACCGAGATCCTTCGCCTTCCCGACCAGCGTCTGGCGGTGACGGTGCTCTGCAACCTGCTGCCAGCGCACCCCGGGCGCCTCGCGCGCGAGGTCGCCGCGCTGCTCGTCGCCGACAGCCTGGCACCCGTCGCCGCGGAGACGCTGCCGTCTTCCCCCAGGCGTTCTCCCGCCGACGAGCTCGCGCGCGATGCCGGCTGGTATCGGCCCATCGACGACAGGTGGAACGTCGTGCACATGATCGCCGTGGACGGCGTCCTGCACGAGGAGCTCGACGGTTCCCTGATCCCGCTCACGCGTCTCGCCGCGGATCGCTACGCCGACGGGGAATCGCTGACCTATGAGTTCACGCAGCCGGAGGGGGCACCGCGTCGTCTCACCTTGCGCACCGAGGACGAGCCCGAGGTGCTCGTGCGAACTGTCTGGACGGGGCTCTGGCGCCCGGCGCCCGCTGAGCTCGAGGAGTATCTCGGCGAGTTCGTGAGCGACGAGCTCGCCACGCGCTGGCGGTTCGCGCGCGAGGGCGAGGTACTGGTGGTGCATCGCGACGGAGCCGTGACGCCCTGCCCCCTTCAGCCGATCGAACGCGATCTTTTCCGCCTGGTCCCCGGCGGGCCGGAGAGCTGCGCCAGGATCGGACTGGCGATGACACGCGACGCCAGCGGCCACGTCGACGGCTTTGCGCTCTCGGCGATTCCCGACCCTTACGAAATCGTGCGCGGAGTGCGCTTCGAACGGATCGTGCGCGCGAAGGGTTGA